AGAACAGCGAGGCGATCGGCTTTACAACCTATTTTTGCTGGTCATTATTGGTCTGCTCATCGCCTGGGCACTGCACTTCGTCCTTACCACTGTAGGCTTAGGCGAAGTACTCAAAACCTTCTGGCTGGGTATCCTCACCCTACTGCGAGTGACAACACTGCTGCTGTTTGCCACAGTAATCTGGACACCAGTTGGCGTGGCAATCGGGTTCAATCCCAAGCTGGCTCGCACTCTGCAACCCGTGGTTCAGTTCCTTGCATCCTTCCCTGCTAACTTCATTTTTCCCTTTGCTACCCTGTTTTTCATTCGTACCAACATCAGCATTGAGTGGGGCAGCATCTTGCTAATGGCACTGGGTGCTCAGTGGTATATCCTGTTCAACTCGATCGCAGGTGCCCAGAGCATTCCCACTGACCTGCGCGAAATGGCCGATGATATTGGTCTAACGGGGTGGCAGCGCTGGAAAAAGCTCATCATTCCTGGCATTTTCTCTGCCTGGGTGACTGGCGGCGTAACCGCTAGTGGTGGGGCTTGGAACGCTAGCATCGTTTCTGAGATTGTGACCTGGGGATCAACAACCCTTACTGCAACAGGCCTAGGCTCTTACATCGCCGACGCTACCTTTGATGGAGACTGGCCCCGCATCACCCTAGGCATTGGCATGATGAGCCTATTTGTGGTGGGTCTAAACCGGTTGCTATGGCGCAGGCTCTATCAGCTAGCGGAAGTGAAATATCACCTATGACCTAAGCGATTATCTACTCCTCCCTGCCTATCTAGTCTAGTTGTAGGGGAGCTACCTGAGGTAAAGCCTCGGTTACAGGGTCTGATATTGGACGATCATGACTCAGCCCAATGACTGCGATGATAAAGCCAACTATCATGCCAATGCCAAACAGCCAAGCATGAGAGGCATCTAGAGAGAGAAGCAGCCTGCGATCGCCGCCATAAATCTGAATAGACCAGCCTTCAGTACTAACAGGATTTCGCAGGCTCTGCATTGATTTGCCCTCCCATGTAAGCATCTGCACAGGATTGTTCAGCCAAATAGGAAAGTGCTCGGAATCGCAAACCCATCAACTCATCATAGAAAGGATTAAGTTTGCACAACGGCGGAATCACTAGTAAAGTACGACCCTGCCAAGAAATTGTTCGAGCGAAGGGACATTGGGCTGGAATCCACTGGCAAATAGATTGC
This genomic interval from Cyanobacteriota bacterium contains the following:
- a CDS encoding Mo-dependent nitrogenase C-terminal domain-containing protein; this encodes QSICQWIPAQCPFARTISWQGRTLLVIPPLCKLNPFYDELMGLRFRALSYLAEQSCADAYMGGQINAEPAKSC